From Vigna unguiculata cultivar IT97K-499-35 chromosome 5, ASM411807v1, whole genome shotgun sequence, the proteins below share one genomic window:
- the LOC114184622 gene encoding uncharacterized protein LOC114184622, which yields MWRAQAIANKRRRNNVGVDEIAHVIHRMVDVMQPIAVQPRAVIAPTRPITMEDFMRHKPSKFKGKSIPNEADAWLRECEKIYRVIECTNAQKPSFVTFLLMVYTDRFEYLGRFYSPTITEEWRCRKYEGGPKHDLCRFLVPLWIREFPVLMEQAKAFEQLEMGPAEWHDHRRQDTLLDSIPIGNQLEVRQQRSQWKSGQSTKACVRIDNHRGDSVSCVDYRQLNKLSIKNKCPLPRIDDLLDQLRRAVVFSKIDLRFGYHQILVKPEDVQTTTFRSQYGHYEYVVMPFGVTNAPAIFMDYMNRIFRPYLDQFVVVFIDDILIYSKSREEHADHLRVVLAVLREH from the exons ATGTGGCGTGCTCAGGCGATAGCTAACAAGAGGAGAAGAAATAATGTTGGAGTTGATGAGATCGCACATGTGATTCATCGGATGGTGGATGTGATGCAGCCTATTGCAGTGCAACCCAGAGCCGTGATAGCACCCACTCGCCCGATAACTATGGAGGACTTCATGAGACATAAGCCCTCTAAATTCAAGGGCAAATCCATTCCTAATGAGGCAGATGCTTGGCTCAGAGAGTGTGAGAAGATCTACAGAGTGATAGAGTGCACTAATGCACAGAAGCCGTCCTTCGTTACCTTCCTGCTGATG GTATACACAGATAGGTTTGAGTACTTGGGGAGATTCTACTCGCCCACTATCACGGAGGAATGGAGATGCCGAAAGTATGAAGGTGGGCCGAAACATGACTTGTGTCGATTCTTGGTACCACTCTGGATCAGGGAGTTTCCAGTCTTGATGGAGCAAGCCAAGGCATTTGAGCAGCTGGAGATGGGACCAGCAGAGTGGCACGACCATAGAAG ACAGGACACTTTGCTCGACAGTATCCCAATAGGAAACCAACTTGAGGTTCGCCAGCAAAGAAGCCAGTGGAAGAGCGGCCAGAGTACCAAGGCGTGTGTTCGCATTGACAACCACCGAGGCGACTCAGTCAG ctGTGTTGACTACCGTCAATTGAACAAGCTAAGCATCAAGAATAAGTGTCCACTGCCGAGAATTGACGATCTGTTGGATCAGTTGAGGAGAGCAGTTGTGTTCTCTAAGATCGACCTGAGGTttggatatcatcagatcttggTCAAACCTGAGGATGTGCAAACCACAACTTTCAGGTCACAATATGGACACTATGAATATGTTGTGATGCCATTTGGGGTGACAAATGCTCCTGCAAtcttcatggactacatgaacaggatcttccgacCATATTTGGATCAGTTTGTCGTAGTATTCATCGACGACATACTGATATATTCTAAGAGTCGAGAAGAGCATGCAGATCATCTTAGAGTGGTATTAGCAGTTCTCAGGGAGCATTAG